One window of the Rufibacter radiotolerans genome contains the following:
- the hpf gene encoding ribosome hibernation-promoting factor, HPF/YfiA family, with protein MKLQIQSVHFTADQSLLDFLQRKLDKLDTFFDRIISGEVILRVQKPEAHDNKLVEIKLFVPGATLFCKEEANSFETATDKAVEDMKKQLIKHKDKLATY; from the coding sequence ATGAAACTGCAAATTCAATCTGTACATTTCACCGCAGACCAAAGCCTGTTAGATTTCCTGCAAAGAAAACTAGACAAGTTAGATACCTTTTTTGACCGGATTATAAGCGGCGAAGTGATCCTGCGTGTGCAGAAACCAGAAGCGCATGACAATAAATTAGTGGAGATTAAGTTATTTGTGCCTGGAGCCACCCTGTTCTGTAAAGAAGAAGCCAACTCTTTTGAGACGGCCACAGACAAGGCGGTAGAAGACATGAAGAAGCAATTGATCAAACATAAAGACAAACTGGCTACTTACTAA